Genomic window (Strix aluco isolate bStrAlu1 chromosome 22, bStrAlu1.hap1, whole genome shotgun sequence):
ctcatTGTACCTAAATTTTCAATTAAATCACCAGAAAGTTTCTgcaaaaaggaagcaaaacaaaaaagaaaaaaacagagaaggcaaattctTTTTTCTGATAAACTTCAGAACTGCTTAAGACATTCACAGTTAATGCTACTCAGGAAGACAAGCTCAGCCCTTGACTGTGAGCCCAGCCTAAAATGCAAAAGCCCTACCTGGAGTAACAGCAACATCAGCGAGTCAGAACGCTGGCTCTTAAACACACACGTGTGGTtgaagcagcacaggcagcaccgTCCACTGAGCCTGCAGCGGTGGCATCACAGAGCCTTGGCTAGCGGGGCACGGCGAGCAGGGCATCGCTGGTGCTCAAAACAGTGTCAAGGCAGGGGAATCAAATTAAGTCACAGCAAAGAAGGCCCAGAAACAATGGGATTAAATGGGGATCGTTACCAAAACTGGCCTCCTGGCTTTTGGTTGATCATGCTGGAATTTCATCTTTCCCAGTGTCTATTTAATGTAACTATTTGCTACCAGACATGGAAGAGAAGGGCAGTTCCTCTCAGAATGCTGACAGAGCCTTCTGCAGAAACAATGCCTGCTTGTAAAATGAAGCACGGACACTTGAAGCACGAGTGTGTGTACATGCGTGTGCACGCGGCCGTGTCACCCACGTTGCCCAAGTACAAGCATAGTGCTGCAGCAGGGAACAGCGCTGAAAAAACATGCTCATCTGACTTCATTAATCTAACTCTTGCTCATGTATCAAAGTGCAGCACGTTTTCTTGTAAAAATGATTAAGCTGCTAATTAAGCTGTTTATAACTTGTTTCCCTGGTTGCTAATGATAATTAACATGCAAATTAGCTGAGGGAAGAGAGGCACAGGGGTCCTCAGTTCATTACCAAGTTAATTACTGTTTGCATACTTAAACATAACAGTTATAAATGGTGGCATTTAATGTAATGGCCAAGATGATAATTATACCAACGACATTTTGAAAAGTCATTTCACTGTGTGCTATTTTTCTGGGTGATTAATGTTTCCATGGCTGGTTGATAAACTTAGTTCAAACCAATGCAAGTTGGAGACAGGGTAACCAAATAAGTTATCCCTTAACAACGCTTTCTTATCCCTGTTTGTTTGTAAAGTGGGGAAGGAATGAgaggaaataaaagcagtaagTTTCAATATtaacagaggagaaataaagtGGGCTGGTTAACACTGTTTAATTAGAGTTGGCATCACATTTACTGAGATGCTGTAACAGATTCCTTTTTTATACCTCACGGTTTGTTATTCTTCATGTTACTGCAGTGCTGGGAGATCCCTTCTGAGCCCATCGTACTCATCATACCAGGCACTATCCTTGGCCTCAAAATCTTACATCCTAAATAAACATGGTAAATAGCAtatcacaaaaaagaaatttgataATGGCCATTTTGCACTGGGAAGAATGGAAGTAGAGAGCATGATTGTATTTTGGACTGCCACTTCCTTGGCATACTGAGGACTTTGTCCAAGCAAACCTGCTCTGATGGCTCCCTCACTGGACACGAAGGTGCTGAGCTAGTTGAAGAATCAGCCTGGCTGGCTAACTACTAGGGTGCAAGAGATGTGAGGTCTAGTATGTTGAAAGGTTTTGCTATTCAGAGGCTGGTTTTGCTCCCCGATTATACGTGGCGCAACTGCTATTGATTTCAGCAGTCTCCATCTAGAAAGTCTTGTACTTGCAAAGCTAGGCTGGGAAATGCTAGTGAAATAACTCAGAGCAGGAAATTTCAGCTAGAAATTTCTACCCTTGAGCCTTTGTATCAGAAGATACGGCATCAGAGGGGAAGACAGATGTTGACTCATGAATGTCAGGGAAACACAGATGATAGTTCATTAGGGGGCACACTCAGACCGTGCACTCTGGAAGTGGACCACTGGGCATGATCTCACTGCTTTAAGAGAATTTTTCCTTCTCAGGTCTCAGGCAATGCAATGTTTGGCTTGTCCTCTTCAGTCAAGACAATTGTTTTTCAGTTGAACAGAAGCTTATTAAAAGGTAATTACTGCCGAGGGTCATACACATCATACCTATGGGAGTagacaaggaaaacagaaacctTGCAGAAGACTGAACCCCTCACAGGTACTGCAGGAGCCACAGGCAGTTTCAGCAACTAGGAAAGGCCATTACTTTAAAGTTACTATTTCTCCTTGGAAACACTTCATTTGCGTCATGGACTTTTTGTTCAGAGTCAAGCACACCTATCTGTCTGCGGAGTAAGCAGTTCCACTTTACCACCTCCTACAGAGAGCTGCTTCAGGACCCACAGCACAAGGAGAACTGATTAAATTATACAGCTCCACTGCTGAACCCCAGGTACATCACAGACAATAACTGAGACAGCAAAGTGTGTGTGGTGACCTCTGTGTGTTTTCTGCTGTTACTGCTTTCATCTCTATAATATAAACAAAGGGATTATATATTTCCGTAATGAAGCAACAACATTTTTCTTGTAATCTTGCTCAAGTGCATCTTAATCCTGCTCTTTATCAAGGAGCCCTACAATCCTTTGCATTATCATTTTCATTGAGGTGAACATAGATTAAAATAGTCCAGTGCATAAAGAgatcattttcattttctgtgaccATATACCTTTATGCACTCAGAAAATGCTAGGATGTTTAGTGCAGTAACACATTTATATTTCAGCCTGGCAAAGCCAAGTGAAAAGTTAAGATAGGCACTCCTCAAGGCCCTGCTGAGAAGCTTAAGCAAAGGGGTAAATTTTCTAATACTCAACCAGATCCAGAGTAATTGGGTCAGACTACAAAATGACAAGGTTAAAACTTCTTCTCTGACCCATGCCACCTTTCACGCACACATTTCTGAGCTCTTTACAAACACCAATTTAATCACCTTATAGTTCTCCTAGGATGTGTTATTCTTCTGTGATTATCTGGTGCACACAAAAGTTCGACTGATCATCAGTCTATCATATTTCATAAAGAAGAGCATATGAAACGCTGACTGAGAACTTGAACATCCTGAAAAGAAAGGTTTTACGTACCTACCATTCCTACCAGACAGTGTTAGGAAGCAGATCTGCCAATAACAAAGCTTAGAGGCTCCATCTGAAATCTACTGTTCTAACCcaaaggaacagcagcagctgtggtcaTGGGGATACAGCGCCAGGGGTGCAAATTTCCCTCACGAGAGAAGAATATCCTAACTCAGTTTGACAACAGAGTTACTAGCAGTCTAACTCTCCTGGCAGACTGCGGGTGTGGAACTAAATATGCCTCAGGATGAAATTCCATCATGTGGCTTCACACATCACCAGAGCTTCTTGACTTCCGTGTTGTTGGCATTCAGTCACCCAGCCTGTATAATTTAGTACAAGCCATCTTCATTCCCTAGCCTGCATGCTTACACCAGCCTAAAGGAGAGCCTAAAGGAGAGCTCAGAGTAAAGAATGTTAGTCAAAGaaatcaaagattatttttttttttagttactacTGCCCCACTCCATTATGCTCCTTTCTATCAAAgaaagtttattctttttttaagctgaatTTTCTGTACCAAAAGCACATATTACTTGTTTCCCCCTGTCCTAGCTACACCTAGCACTTAAAAGCCCTGAGGGGAGGGCCATATATCCACTGCAGGCACTGAGagcctttaaaagaaataagtgCAAGATTTCTCAGCCATGTCTCTTTGAAAAGGGTTGCTGTGTTAGTGCATCTCCTGCTTTGCAAAGCCCTCCACTTGTGCTGTTtgctccctccccacccaccttcctttaaaaatttaTCAGTAATCAGAGACATCATGAGGAGCTATTGTAGTATACTTAATATTTAATGAGTGTATAGCATGCTTAATATTTAATGTTTAGATAAACATCTCCacactattttttcccctgcatttctATAACCCTAAAAACAGGGCTTGCCATATCTACCCCAAAGGACAAACAGCAAATTGTCTGGTGGCTTGAGAAAAATGTTAGGAGCCTCTAAGTCATATTGCTGGTTCTGCCACTTTATAACAACAGGTTTTCACATTCATACACTTCAGGTATCATACCACGCCACAGTCATTTCCATCCAAAAAACTCTCTTTTTCCATCAGTGTTGAGCTCTTGAGATGCTGCCCCTCTTATTCCTTTGAGGGCCAAAGTTAGGAACTGAAATTAATCTAAGCTTAAGTTTGATGAACAACTTTAAATTGGCTCTATTCATACCACCTGCTATACAACCCTAAgtcaacaaaataatttcttcttgttgCTGCTACCTTTCTGGCCAACCATACAGGTTATAACAGCACCCCTTAAACCATTCTTGTATAGCAGTGAGCACACTGGATTCTTAACTAAACTGGGACTCTTTCTGCTAGAAATGATGAATGGAGGATACTGGCATCCTCCATGTTCTTTGTATCTACAAGGCAAAATGTGGCTGGAAGCAACTTCCACACCACTCAGTCATGCAGCAAAGTCAAATTATGGGTAATGATTTTTGCAGCCTGGACCACAATCCATTGAAGGCACCGGTCTCGTTTTTATTCCCACAAGCTGTGCTTGAACCTCAGCGGAGGGGCAAAGAGGGACACGCGTTTGATCAACCCAGCTCCTTTTAATGTGATTTCTATttcagaactgtttctttttatgcCCTCAAGTCTTTCTTGGTAATATCACCTGTGGCCTAATGTGACAGCAATGCTAAATTATATCTTGATGGCTAATTAGGGTAATTAAAGTGAAAGTAATCAAATCAAAGTAACGGGCAAACTCttaataaaatgtcaaaaaatctCTATTCATcatagagggtttttttgaatgtCAAAGAACGTGGATAAGGAAAAAGCCGGACTTCAGAAATGGCCCTGGCTTAAAGGAACATCATCGGTCTAAACACTCCTGAAAACATAAGTGATTTACCGCCAAAAACATACCCTTTGCCGCCAGGACGGCCTCTCAGGAGGGGGAACGCGCCAGCCCCGGCAAAGCAGCCCGTCCCGAACCGCCAAGCCCGCCAGcccggaggggccggggccggggtcggGAGCGGCCACCCCGGGGCAGACCCGCGCGGCCCGAGGCGCGGCGGGCCCGGCCTCCCGGCAGGCGCCCTCAGGCCGGCGGCGTGGCGCCCTGCCGCCGCCAGGCCCTGCGGCCCGCTCCCCCGCGGCCGAGCCGGGGCAGTGTTTGCGGTCTCCAGGCAACAGGGCGCCCGGCCCTGCGCTCCGTCCCGTCCCCGGCTGCCTCGCCTCAGCTCGCCTCACCTCAGCTCGCCTCAGCTCACCGCCTCAGCTCGCGTCGCCTCAGGAGCACCGGCGGGAGGAGGCCGCGCCGGGACGCACCGCGGCCGCGGGCCCGCTCGCAGGTACTTGTGCTCTCCGCCCGGCCGCCATCTCCCGCGCTCCTGAGGGCGCCTCAGCGGGAGGGCCGGGCCCCCGGCGTGAGGGGCCGAGGGACAGGCTCTGGAGCTCGGGTCCTTGCGCTAAACCGCATCTTTCCCGCCGACTCCTGGGGTAGAAAAGGgcaaattttcttctccctttcccgCCTCTCCAAGGCGATGGAGAAAAGGCAAGTGGTGGGCAAAGCATCTATTCTGTCTCCTCCTTGTCCACCACCAGTGCTGACATACCACCTGATGATTAAAAATGTCTTAAACTGACACCTTGGCCAGGGAGGACAAAGCCCGTAGGCCCCTCAGCCCCGCTCCTGGACAGTCCGTGAGGTAGGGAACACTGGCAAGGCGTGTGGCTGCTTTCCGGGCAGTGTTACGTGGCTGTGGACTAAGAaccttaggaagcatttcttctcGTGGCTTTGCTCCGCAGTGAGCCTCTCAGTAACAAACCCCTGGATTTTTTCAGAACCTGGGCTTGCTTTATGTCTGTCAGTTGGAAAGCTGCCTCCCAAGCAAAAAAATTGTGCTCCACAGCCGCTCACAttgctgattttctgttttacaggCACTAGCCACGTTACATGTGGGATGCTGCTTGGTGAAGACACAAGCGCAGAAAATGTCACCTCAGGAGCTTGCTGCACTGCTCTGCAAAGAAGGGGACCACCATCTTGCCCAGCAGGAGTTACCGATAGCCACTGCGTTCTACATGGCTGCCTTCTGCTGCAGTGCCCCCACAGCAGTACAGAAAGTGAACTCCTTCAACAAAGAGCTCAGGGAGAAAGTGGTAGCCACTCTGGAGATGTGGTGCAGAGGCAAGAGTCAGATTCCCAAGATCCAGAGCAAGAACTTGGCCGTTGTCTCCCTCAGTGTGGGAATAGCTGCCATCTTTCTCTCCACCCTAAGTCCCGACAATGTGGTATCCTTACTATATAAACTGGAGACCCTGCTCAGGCGAGGATGCTCAGAGGAGGTGGTGAGTAAATGCAATACCCTGCTCAAGGCTAACCCAAAGTATTCAgtggaactgctgctgctgagggcatTGGCATGGGTGCTGTCAGGGACTCAAGTTAGGAAGGGAGTTGCAGACTATATCCAAGCCTTTGTGATGCATCGGACTGAGGCAGTGGCCTATGTGTGTGCAAGGCAAAGGGAACACCTGCCACAGGTCATCCAGGCCTTCTCGAATTATCTCTCAACATATCAGAAAGAAAGCCCAGACTGCAGTTCCTTGGACCAGTGGCTGGGCAACTGCTATGAGTTCCTGTCTGCAGTGGCACCGGACGATATCTGGGTTTGCAGGGTGCAAGCAGCTTACctctttaagaaaagcaaatttgAGGAGTGTGTGGCAGTTTGTAGCAAGGCCCTCGAGGGCTTCTCAGCTGATAATAATGTCAGAGATGAGAAAGCTTTGGGTCTGCTCTTGGAACGGGctgctgcatattttttcttgGGTGGACGGATGCAGGAAATGATGCAGGATTTAGCAGAAGCCTTTGCAGTAACCCCTGCCCAGGCAATGAAAcactttgaagagcttttctCACCACATGACACTGAGAGGATAGAAGAACAAGCTAGAACTGTCCTGGAGGTGAAGTTTGCAGCATACAGGGAGGCTGTGCGTACTCGGACTGAACTCAGAGGCAATCAAGGTACTGAACTGCTCCCTTCTGTCATCCAGACAGTCCAGTTCCTCCTTCAGATCTCCCCCGGGTCCAAACGTGAGCTCAGTGTTCGGCTAGCAGACTGCCACCTCCTGCACGGGCACATCAGAACTGCCCGGGATATCTGTGACCACCTcttggcagcagagcagaaaactTACTACAATACTCTCTTAGCATTGCGAGGATTCTGCTCCCTCCATGCTCACAACCATCAGCAAGCACTGCAGGACTTTCAAAAGGTCATTGAGCATGATTCCCCACATCCTAACAGCTGTATTAAAGCCTTATGTGGGCGTGGACTTATCCGGATTTCTGGTGGCAGCCATTACTTGACAGCCCTGGATTATATCACAGCTTGCCAGTTAAAGCTGGAAGAAACCATCTTCACAATCAAGTCCTATGTGCCGTGGAACCAAAGAGGACTGCTGCTGAAAGTTCTCCAAGAAGAAGGACAAAACATGCTCCAGAAGAAGAGGTACCCAGGACACAGTTCAGCCCATGGGCAGAAAAAGGAACAGGGCTGTGCACATTCCTAACAAAATGAGAGTGGCTTGAGTAGTAGAGGGAGTACTTGCTACAGATAACTGAGAGTAGGATAGAGACCCTTTTAAAGTTCCTAATTAACGTAACAGGTCTAAATAAAACTGCATGGGTGTGGTTATGCCAGCAAAATATTGTTTTGCTGGTATGTCAGAATGCGATAGGACCCACATAGCCAAATCAGCTCAATCTTTCTGTGGATGTTAATCCATGATATACCAATTGGCCTAAGCTAGGAGCACACAGAATTCTAGAGGGAATATGACAGATTCCTCCTCTAAGGGTGTAGTTATACCCATAATAAAACAGATTTGTTGGTGCTAGCTGGCTCCTTTCGCTCTTAGCTCTGAGCTGAAGGATTTGGTGGGCCCCTACAAAGTGTCCTTCCAAGACAGAGCTGAGGTGCTGTTGTGCACATGCTTGGTGTTGGCAATCCCAATTCTTTGTTCAATGCTAACTGCATTAAAGTCATGTTTAAGGCTGGGAGATCTGAGTCAGGAACACCAAACGATTCCAGCTAAATCCATTAAAACCTGAGTTTGAAGATAGGACAAGGTGTAACAGAGGGACTCTGAGGCTTTAGTACTTAAAATCATCTTTCTAAAGCTCAGAAAAGATTGCTCCTCAAAGTAGTATCTATATTATTTTAGTTCTTCGAACAGAAAACAAGCTACTACTATTTAAAtcttaaagtttcagtgtttcattttcaaagttttgTCTGATACCACCCCATGAAAAGTCTTCCATTTTCCCCAAAACGGAATTTTTATGTTGCATTCTCAGTTTTTTCACACATGAAATACTAATATTTCAGGAGAAAACTTGAAAATTTGAAGTGGGCAATAGCATGTAAAAGTTATCTCAGGTGGCTGCTCTTTACAACTGTTACCACATTTATTTAGTGTCTTAATGATTTTAATACTATTATGGCCTTTTTCTGCAGTTGCATGATGCACATTTCACACCCAGGGCACGGGGCCTGCACTCCAGTGGTATAACTGAAGGACAGAAACTGTGCTAACTCGTTCAGTGGTGCACTGGTGCATCAGGGCACAGGCACAAGCCCCCTCAGACACAGGTCACTGCTTCTGGAGCAAGCACCTCCCTATTAACACAGTTCTTCCATGCAAATTTTAACACACAGCTCTTCATTAGAAATggcgacttttttttttttttttttttttaaactatcactgttactttttccttttcccagtgTGGTATCAGTTGCAACCACAGGTATGAATCATTATTTGTTAACCTTTCTTTAGAGACACAACTGCTTAAGAACATGTTTTTATAAAGAGGGATTATGATTATGGAATTAAGTGGCAGAGATACCTGTGGTGCTGCATACGGTAAAATGTACCATCCATTTTGATACTGGACTGATAACCTGCTGCTTAGCTTCTAGGTGAGACAAAGAGGCTCTGCTACTCTCATTAGCATTTTTTCCTTGAAGGTggtctttccctttttctttattttgttttcctccagagATGCCCCTGGGGTTTACCAGCTGGCTTCTCTCTTGGTGGAGCTGGACGCTTCTGATGAAGCATCGCGGATCCTTTGTGCTGATGCCCTGTACCAGATGGGCTGTGTAGATGAAGCTCACAAGCTCCTCTTACTGGCACTCTCCAGAAATCCACAGAGGTCTCCCATCCTGGCTAGACTTGCCCTTCTGCAACTGAAGAAAGGGTTCATGTATGATGGCAACCAGGTAAGGAGCTCCTGGCtagcagagagggagagagcgGTCAGTGATGGTGCAGTGAAGAGGGTTAACAGCCCTTTTGGCTGATACAGAACTTCAGAGGGACcactttggagacacaggctTGCTGGAGGGTGTTCCAGGGGCTTTCTGTTTCCCAGCACAGTGCTCTGCTTGTCTCTGCTCCCCGGTGTTACATGACAACTGTGAGGCTCCGAGTACGAGGTGCACTGTGAGGCCACCTCATCGCATGGGGCAAGTTGGAACCACCCCGTCACACAACCTGGGATGGGTTTTCCAGGGGGGCTGCACCTACACCAACCTGCACTTCAAGGCATTTCTCAGGAATGTTGGTAAACTGGGCAGAGGTCTCTGAAAAAGACAGGAAATGCTAAGAAAACTTGGTGACTTTCATAAAATATTAACCTTCCTGCTTGCTAggtaatttttaaattcaaacaaCTTTAAATTGCTGTGGTTCAGGGCAGTGCAAAGTTTCATCTTCAGGGCCACTGCCTTCTGAATAGCTGCATTTGACCCAACTTGATTGATACTGCTTTTCCCAAACTGCAATGAAATTACAAATTACGTTATCATGCTCAGTGGTTCAtatgcatttccattttaaaactaaaCAGTTTGCTGTTAGAAGCTTCATGAATAGCAACAGCAAGGACTGTTGACACAGTGAAACATGGAGCTCACAGGAGGTGTAGGTAGTTCAACCTCTAGCAGAACTTTCAAGATCTAAACACAGGCCTCATACGTAGTACAGGCCACACAGGACTCCTGCCTAAATACAGCCCATTCATCGTCTGCTATTTAATGGTGCTTTTCATCAGGGACACTAACTAGGCAGAGCATCACTGAGCATCCTGGCCCTGGTGACAGTATTGATGGCATTGGTAATTTTCccctagagaaaagaaggcttagaaCTACCTAACTGATTATCCTAATGAAGCATTGTAGGGAGGGTGGGGAacgaaacaaaaccagaagctcaAGTATCagtctgcagttttctttctttagtgGCTAATGACTTGTGCTTGAAACCATGAAAGAGATTCCAACATGTTGGTTCTACCAAGCATTCCCAAGCTGAATTACCAGGTTCTGCCATCAGAGGGAactattgcattttttaaatcccATATAAATTCTGCTAGTCCTAAAGAGAAAGGTTTTGTTGTCACCACTTCACTACTCCCTATGAAAAACAAAAGTTTTGTATAATTTACTGCCTTTGGGAAGGTTATTAATGAATGTCATGACTTTATTAGAGCCCATATGTTGCCCTTGGAAGCTGGATTCCTATCTGCAGCTTCTGCTACGAGTTCTAGATGGAATGTATGTGTCACCAGAAACttctcttcaaaatgtttttggcCCACCTGCCCGTCAGCACCCAGACACTTGTATCTGTTAATATAAATAGAGAAAGTAATAAGTTTAATGGACGTGTCTGGTGCGTCAAGGTAACTTTGTTCTTGTCCTAACTTCTCTGGCTCAGATTTGAATATTGTGTACCTGCTAAGCACATTTGCTTTACTGGAGGAAATAGGTTTTGATTCTTTTCCTTGGGAAAtgtagaaaaaaagtatttggtgaTTCTCACTGTAGTGAATGGAGGCAAAGATGCCGTATGTCAGGCAAGATTATTTTCCAGGAAGACAGTAGTTTGTGGATTTGAATTCGTACTTTTCCCAAATTCCCAATAACATACTGAAAGGAAGGCACAGCATTTCACTGATATTTCATTAATTGACTGATTTCAATTTTAGAGCCAAAAGGGGTCACTGGAATCCTGTTCCACAGAAACTTTCTTGCTTTGGGGCAATCATCCTGCGGTTCAGCTGTGTTTACAAAAACAGTTGACTGCCCTTCTGGAACAGATGCTGCCCAAAGTAAGCAAGGCAGCATTATGTATTTCCGCAGAATGATTTCCACAGCTGCCGCAGAGGTGAGAAAAGATAAGAATGAATGTTTTCTCCAACGTGCATTTACACTAGGGCTGGCTGAGGAGTTAAGTAAAAGAGATTCGCGGTCCTTGGCTGGACCGTGGCTGGCTGCAGCCCCAGTGAAATGTGGGGAAGCACTGCGTAAGAGCATTCTTGCCTCACCAGACAGTAATATTTCCAGCTTTAGCATGACTTTTCATGCCAATctttctcttctgcctttctcttgCATTGTTAAGCTGCTAAAGAAAGTGATCAGAATTGGAGATACCTCCTGCCTCCTGCCAATCATGGACATTTTCAAGGATGAAGACCGGAAGCTGATGCAAACTCACTGCCATTTCAGAGCGCTGACCATCTTGAAGAACAAACAGGAGGATGCTGACATCAAAGAGGCCATTGCCTAC
Coding sequences:
- the TTC34 gene encoding tetratricopeptide repeat protein 34; the protein is MSPQELAALLCKEGDHHLAQQELPIATAFYMAAFCCSAPTAVQKVNSFNKELREKVVATLEMWCRGKSQIPKIQSKNLAVVSLSVGIAAIFLSTLSPDNVVSLLYKLETLLSKALEGFSADNNVRDEKALGLLLERAAAYFFLGGRMQEMMQDLAEAFAVTPAQAMKHFEELFSPHDTERIEEQARTVLEVKFAAYREAVRTRTELRGNQGTELLPSVIQTVQFLLQISPGSKRELSVRLADCHLLHGHIRTARDICDHLLAAEQKTYYNTLLALRGFCSLHAHNHQQALQDFQKVIEHDSPHPNSCIKALCGRGLIRISGGSHYLTALDYITACQLKLEETIFTIKSYVPWNQRGLLLKVLQEEGQNMLQKKRDAPGVYQLASLLVELDASDEASRILCADALYQMGCVDEAHKLLLLALSRNPQRSPILARLALLQLKKGFMYDGNQLLKKVIRIGDTSCLLPIMDIFKDEDRKLMQTHCHFRALTILKNKQEDADIKEAIAYLSFAIIASGGYAVECLLIRAQCYGRLGQKKTAIFDFNAILKEDPRNVQALSGRGLIHLALKQEKEAVQDLISALKVEAGVVIPAILSLKHEAKGLVTQWLLQHGRTALTELLTTKDLSKEETLRDLLMIAKALIKICKDAQYHIFYTDVLIANGRYEEALDHLQEAFGHSLADDFANARLAVLQLKRRNVAAAAHSFSILAKRDERELGFLLNFVDAKQQQHLSQVAAQEGNALIKEYHYEKALGYYTLAVLTSKENPRYLRHRAACLMHLKKYDKALRDMEKVIQKHGCNSLKTRVEDHCSKGHLLLSVAEEEAAVKEYIEALQLDESMALCSIMNSPGSEILTKTFHKIAQYNFEMQQYEEAWKITDYGLKIDKNTELKKLKTRLKREASSCSIH